A window from Drosophila subobscura isolate 14011-0131.10 chromosome O, UCBerk_Dsub_1.0, whole genome shotgun sequence encodes these proteins:
- the LOC117898777 gene encoding transmembrane protein 141 gives MNDIKQLKDQQRDKHPGFDAYLDCMTRSLFTGLATFCLGFSGTYFAQKIIQSKIRYPAKYNILVASLVATGISYQATSSRTRSCQAAWMAFEDKHTILKEETF, from the exons ATGAACGATATCAAACAGTTGAAGGACCAGCAACGCGACAAACATCCCGGATTCGATGCTTACCTGGATTGCATGACCCGTTCCCTCTTCACGGGCTTGGCCACATTCTGCTTGG GCTTTTCCGGCACCTACTTTGCCCAGAAGATCATTCAATCGAAGATCCGCTATCCGGCCAAGTACAACATTTTGGTGGCGTCGTTGGTGGCCACTGGCATCTCCTATCAGGCGACATCCTCGCGCACCCGTTCCTGCCAGGCCGCCTGGATGGCATTCGAGGATAAGCATACGATACTGAAGGAGGAAACCTTTTAA
- the LOC117898773 gene encoding zinc finger protein 436, which yields MDVQKICLTCLSLTGPFLSIYDGGSGSCLADMLKQFTKTKPRPEDNLPKQVCLGCLSEINHCYTFKIKCENSSRTLRQLLPNALPEEPEFGAKPTVQSAEKAVQTTQPSGPTTATAEVQTTATHSTDAVQNTSLQKSEVVLEEADAEEEDGEGCEEFDYELPVEETEKEETDYKHEPESQKTTECSIAIFEAVESDTETTPAPKLQMRTRKSAAKLLLQQQEQVKQSPKQEIEDPKTPEPEATAKRSSTRRRPAEKQTAEVTEIVVPVPKLIKLSISNGEIMDLKYHCDRCNAGFALEKSLIIHRRQKGCINRNYPCNECDRVFVSPEHLAEHQATHGTYNCQECGMLCDSKEKLGKHMVQGHKRNLRNQCSVCKKVFTMLSTLRDHMRIHTGEKPFLCNICGKSFTQNANLRQHKLRHSDIKSFKCAECPHSFVTKAELTSHARTHTGVKPYECEVCLSKFTTSCSLAKHKRKHTGERPYACDLCPMRFTALNVLKNHRRTHTGERPYVCPFCSKTFTQRGDCQMHQRTHQEDKIYICPVCSEKFKSMPEVRTHLAIHEPEDKRLMHFTLLSNKENGNGAAAALDDELTEVTDSTLML from the exons ATGGATGTGCAGAAGATTTGCCTGACCTGTTTGAGTCTAACAGGGCCGTTTCTATCCATTTACGATGGCGGATCAGGCAGCTGCCTGGCGGACATGCTCAAACAGTTCACCAAAACGAAG CCGCGACCCGAGGATAATCTGCCCAAACAGGTCTGCCTGGGGTGCCTGAGCGAGATCAACCACTGCTACACGTTCAAGATCAAGTGCGAGAATTCCAGTCGAACGCttcgccagctgctgccaaatgCGCTGCCGGAGGAGCCCGAGTTCGGCGCCAAACCTACAGTGCAATCTGCCGAAAAGGCCGTACAGACCACCCAGCCCTCTGGGCCAACAACAGCCACTGCTGAAGTGCAGACTACAGCAACGCACAGCACAGATGCCGTGCAGAATACGAGCCTGCAGAAGTCTGAAGTGGTGCTTGAAGAGGCGGACGCGGAGGAAGAAGACGGTGAAGGGTGTGAGGAGTTTGACTACGAGCTGCCCGTAGAGGAGACTGAAAAGGAGGAAACGGACTACAAGCACGAGCCCGAGAGCCAAAAGACAACAGAATGTAGCATTGCCATATTTGAGGCTGTCGAAAGTGACACAGAGACGACTCCGGCGCCCAAATTGCAGATGAGGACACGCAAGAGTGCCGCCaaactgttgctgcagcagcaggagcaggtgaAGCAGTCACCCAAGCAGGAAATAGAAGACCCGAAGACACCAGAGCCAGAAGCAACGGCCAAGAGATCATCCACACGACGCCGCCCAGCCGagaaacaaacagcagaagtAACAGAAATTGTGGTGCCTGTGCCCAAACTGATTAAACTGAGCATCAGCAATGGCGAAATAATGGATCTAAAGTATCATTGTGATCGCTGCAATGCTGGCTTTGCGCTGGAGAAGTCCCTGATCATACATCGTCGACAGAAGGGTTGCATCAATCGCAATTATCCGTGCAACGAGTGCGATCGAGTGTTTGTCTCACCGGAGCATCTGGCGGAGCACCAGGCAACGCATGGCACATACAACTGCCAGGAGTGCGGCATGCTGTGCGACTCCAAGGAGAAGCTGGGCAAGCACATGGTGCAGGGTCACAAGAGGAATTTGCGTAATCAGTGCAGCGTTTGCAAGAAGG TCTTCACCATGCTGTCCACGCTGCGAGATCACATGCGCATCCACACTGGGGAGAAGCCATTTCTGTGCAACATTTGTGGCAAGAGTTTCACACAGAATGCCAATCTGCGGCAGCACAAGCTCCGCCATTCGGACATTAAGAGCTTCAAGTGCGCCGAGTGCCCGCATTCGTTTGTGACCAAAGCAGAGCTGACCTCCCACGCACGCACCCACACGGGCGTCAAGCCGTACGAGTGTGAGGTGTGCCTGTCCAAGTTCACGACAAGCTGCTCGCTGGCCAAGCACAAGCGCAAGCATACGGGCGAGCGACCCTATGCCTGTGACCTCTGTCCCATGCGCTTCACGGCGCTGAACGTCCTCAAGAATCATCGACGCACGCACACGGGCGAGCGTCCCTACGTCTGTCCCTTCTGCTCGAAGACGTTTACGCAGCGCGGCGACTGTCAGATGCATCAGCGCACGCACCAGGAAGACAAGATCTACATATGTCCGGTGTGCAGCGAGAAGTTCAAGTCAATGCCAGAGGTGCGCACACATTTGGCCATACACGAGCCGGAGGACAAGCGCCTGATGCACTTTACGCTGCTCAGCAACAAGGAGAATGGCAatggggctgctgccgcccTAGACGATGAGCTCACAGAGGTGACAGATTCAACATTGATGCTGTAG